One window of Aliarcobacter lanthieri genomic DNA carries:
- a CDS encoding NUDIX hydrolase codes for MKTSIEYISNFKTTLDPYNGLTIESKDLPKTKEDFEKNLVELIDKVKNKRNLIWIYINIENSSFIPITTKVGFTFHSCNSNYILLVKVLKENAIVPTLANHTLGVGAVVINKKNELLLIKENIRNEYYKLPGGHIDDAEMISTALSREVFEETGVVVEFEKIISLGHFYPHQFYKSNLYILCKANPKSLKIDVKDKEEILEAIWLDINEVFKREDIHQYTKAIVESAMNDNGLYKSETPILNHLKNEFELFFINPSKN; via the coding sequence ATGAAAACGAGTATAGAGTATATATCTAACTTCAAAACAACTCTTGATCCATACAATGGCTTAACTATAGAGAGTAAAGACTTACCTAAAACAAAAGAAGATTTTGAAAAGAATTTAGTTGAGTTGATAGATAAAGTAAAAAATAAAAGAAATTTAATTTGGATTTACATAAATATAGAAAATTCCTCTTTTATTCCAATAACTACAAAGGTTGGCTTTACTTTTCACTCGTGCAATAGTAATTATATACTACTTGTAAAGGTTCTAAAAGAGAATGCCATAGTTCCAACATTAGCAAATCATACTTTGGGAGTAGGGGCAGTTGTAATAAATAAAAAGAATGAGTTGTTATTAATTAAAGAAAATATAAGAAATGAATATTATAAACTTCCTGGTGGTCATATTGATGATGCAGAAATGATATCAACTGCTTTGAGTAGAGAAGTTTTTGAAGAAACAGGAGTTGTTGTTGAATTTGAAAAAATAATATCTTTAGGACATTTTTATCCACATCAATTTTATAAGTCAAATTTATACATTTTATGTAAAGCTAATCCAAAAAGCTTAAAAATAGATGTAAAAGATAAAGAAGAAATTCTTGAAGCCATTTGGCTTGATATCAATGAAGTATTTAAAAGAGAAGATATACATCAATATACGAAAGCTATTGTTGAATCAGCAATGAATGATAATGGACTATATAAAAGTGAAACACCAATTTTAAACCATCTTAAAAATGAGTTTGAACTGTTTTTTATAAATCCAAGCAAAAACTAA
- a CDS encoding AraC family transcriptional regulator has translation MKRNTFEKRAKIVNDVMNYIYKYIDTNINIDELSFQLKVSKFHLHRIFKDEFGKNIYESIKSIRLEKAANLLITNRFSTITDISKMTGYSSQTSFLRSFKQRFNMTPKEWKKGGYQEYSNKIVQEYSQDRKIITSFNIEPVIVKMPELKGYYIRHKGYDKTIKQTWAKLQTWIYTNEIKNYKQIALHHDNPIITPLEDCQYIAIAVLEDEKILKNLSLPSLVVPKGIYAKFSLSGKYGDVINLIQWVYHTWLIKSGYETTTNPSYTIYHKNHFLSNDEEFILDFYLPIRYV, from the coding sequence ATGAAAAGAAATACCTTTGAAAAACGAGCAAAAATAGTAAATGATGTTATGAATTATATTTATAAATATATAGATACAAATATAAATATAGATGAATTGAGTTTTCAATTAAAGGTAAGTAAATTTCATCTTCATCGTATATTTAAAGATGAATTTGGTAAAAATATATATGAAAGTATAAAATCAATAAGGCTTGAAAAAGCTGCAAACTTACTTATAACAAATAGATTTTCAACAATAACAGATATATCAAAAATGACAGGATATAGTTCACAAACTTCATTTCTAAGAAGTTTTAAACAAAGATTTAATATGACACCAAAAGAGTGGAAAAAGGGAGGATATCAGGAATATTCAAATAAAATAGTACAAGAATATTCTCAAGATAGAAAGATTATTACTTCTTTTAATATTGAACCAGTAATTGTTAAAATGCCTGAACTAAAAGGTTATTATATAAGACATAAAGGTTATGATAAAACTATAAAACAAACATGGGCAAAACTTCAAACTTGGATATATACAAATGAAATAAAAAATTATAAGCAAATAGCTTTACATCATGATAATCCAATTATAACTCCACTAGAAGATTGTCAATATATTGCTATAGCTGTTTTGGAAGATGAAAAAATTTTAAAGAATTTATCACTTCCTAGTTTGGTTGTTCCAAAAGGGATTTATGCTAAATTTAGTTTAAGTGGTAAATATGGAGATGTTATAAATCTAATACAATGGGTTTATCATACTTGGTTAATAAAAAGTGGATATGAAACTACTACAAATCCTTCATATACAATTTATCATAAAAATCATTTTTTGAGTAATGATGAAGAGTTTATTCTAGATTTTTATTTACCTATAAGATATGTATAA
- a CDS encoding RidA family protein, producing MKKIISTAKAPSAIGPYNQATSFEKLIFTSGQIALDPVTMEVVNGTVQEQTKQVMENLKAVLEEAGSSFENVLKTTCFLANMEDFVAFNEIYGQYFKGETAPARSTVAVKTLPKNVLVEVEVIAYKN from the coding sequence ATGAAAAAAATAATAAGCACAGCAAAAGCACCAAGTGCAATAGGACCTTACAATCAAGCTACAAGTTTTGAAAAACTTATTTTTACTTCTGGACAAATAGCACTAGATCCAGTAACTATGGAAGTTGTAAACGGAACAGTTCAAGAACAAACTAAACAAGTTATGGAAAATCTAAAAGCTGTTTTAGAAGAAGCTGGAAGTTCTTTTGAAAATGTATTAAAAACAACTTGCTTTTTAGCAAATATGGAAGATTTTGTAGCTTTTAATGAAATCTACGGGCAATATTTCAAAGGTGAAACTGCACCTGCAAGAAGTACGGTTGCTGTTAAAACTCTACCAAAAAATGTTTTAGTTGAAGTAGAAGTAATAGCTTATAAAAACTAG
- a CDS encoding helix-turn-helix domain-containing protein: MSHKFDLANFDEFILNEKLQYVLPDNIGLFSGTSANIQNDISLFKIDMQVNTEELILTSSSQTSGLFINITLEDKMVYKNSKNSYSLDKGDILTTLSGFSTNTYKFNNTKNIKNLCIVIKDEFLNRYLLNHLENKFQLEKDTQIDLRKGMANYKLQTLANELYNSPFEGELNSLYLQSKVLEFIYYEFSNIIKNQNTKYDFEDILSCNKLNIDDIAALYKAKELIEKGDKFYNLNELCRKVALNEFKLKFGFKKLFNTTPGQMILNLKMEKAKELLLSQQYNVQEVSRIIGYKYQQNFSNAFIKHFNINPKSLIKSKNYYDFK, from the coding sequence ATGTCACATAAATTTGATTTAGCTAATTTTGATGAATTTATATTAAATGAAAAACTTCAATATGTTTTACCTGATAATATTGGTCTATTTTCTGGAACTTCAGCAAATATACAAAATGATATATCGTTATTTAAAATAGATATGCAAGTAAATACAGAAGAATTGATTTTGACATCAAGTTCTCAAACTTCAGGTTTATTTATCAATATAACTTTAGAAGATAAAATGGTTTATAAAAATAGTAAAAACTCTTATAGTCTAGATAAAGGAGATATACTAACAACATTGAGTGGTTTTTCAACAAATACTTACAAATTTAATAATACTAAGAATATTAAAAATTTATGTATAGTTATTAAAGATGAGTTTTTAAATAGATATTTATTGAATCATTTAGAAAATAAGTTTCAATTAGAAAAAGACACACAAATTGATTTAAGAAAAGGTATGGCAAATTATAAACTCCAAACATTAGCAAATGAGTTGTATAATTCACCTTTTGAAGGTGAATTGAATAGTTTGTATTTGCAAAGTAAGGTTTTAGAATTTATATATTATGAGTTCTCAAATATAATCAAAAATCAAAATACTAAATATGATTTTGAGGATATTCTTTCTTGCAATAAATTGAATATTGATGATATTGCTGCATTGTATAAAGCAAAAGAGCTAATTGAAAAAGGAGATAAATTTTATAACCTAAATGAGCTTTGTAGAAAAGTTGCTTTAAATGAATTTAAATTAAAATTTGGATTTAAAAAACTATTTAATACTACACCTGGACAAATGATTTTAAATTTAAAAATGGAAAAAGCAAAAGAACTTCTTTTGAGCCAACAATATAATGTTCAAGAAGTTTCACGAATCATAGGATATAAATATCAACAAAATTTTAGCAACGCTTTTATAAAACATTTTAATATCAATCCAAAATCTTTAATAAAATCAAAAAATTACTATGATTTTAAATAA